From Macaca mulatta isolate MMU2019108-1 chromosome 1, T2T-MMU8v2.0, whole genome shotgun sequence, the proteins below share one genomic window:
- the HNRNPR gene encoding heterogeneous nuclear ribonucleoprotein R isoform X7, giving the protein MKTYRQREKQGSKVQESTKGPDEAKIKVFVGKIPRDLYEDELVPLFEKAGPIWDLRLMMDPLSGQNRGYAFITFCGKEAAQEAVKLCDSYEIRPGKHLGVCISVANNRLFVGSIPKNKTKENILEEFSKVTEGLVDVILYHQPDDKKKNRGFCFLEYEDHKSAAQARRRLMSGKVKVWGNVVTVEWADPVEEPDPEVMAKVKVLFVRNLATTVTEEILEKSFSEFGKLERVKKLKDYAFVHFEDRGAAVKAMDEMNGKEIEGEEIEIVLAKPPDKKRKERQAARQASRSTAYEDYYYHPPPRMPPPIRGRGRGGGRGGYGYPPDYYGYEDYYDDYYGYDYHDYRGGYEDPYYGYDDGYAVRGRGGGRGGRGAPPPPRGRGAPPPRGRAGYSQRGAPLGPPRGSRGGRGGPAQQQRGRGSRGSRGNRGGNVGGKRKADGYNQPDSKRRQTNNQQNWGSQPIAQQPLQQGGDYSGNYGYNNDNQEFYQDTYGQQWK; this is encoded by the exons ATGAAGACctacaggcagagagagaaacaggggaGCAAGGTGCAAGAGTCCACAAAGGGACCTGATGAAGCAAAGATCAAG GTGTTTGTAGGCAAAATACCAAGAGATTTATATGAGGATGAGTTGGTGCCCCTTTTCGAGAAGGCTGGACCCATTTGGGATCTGCGTCTTATGATGGATCCACTGTCTGGTCAGAATAGAGGGTATGCATTTATCACCTTCTGTGGAAAGGAAGCTGCACAGGAAGCCGTGAAACTG TGTGACAGCTATGAAATTCGCCCTGGTAAACACCTTGGAGTGTGCATTTCTGTGGCAAACAACAGACTTTTTGTTGGATCCATTCCGAAGAATAAgactaaagaaaacattttggaagaattcagtaaagtcacag AGGGTTTGGTGGACGTTATTCTCTATCATCAACCCGATGACAAAAAGAAGAATCGGGGGTTCTGCTTCCTTGAATATGAGGATCACAAGTCAGCAGCACAAGCCAGACGCCGGCTGATGAGTGGAAAAGTAAAAGTGTGGGGAAATGTAGTTACAGTTGAATGGGCTGACCCTGTGGAAGAACCAGATCCAGAAGTCATGGCTAAG GTAAAAGTTTTGTTTGTGAGAAACTTGGCTACTACAGTGACAGAAGAAATATTGGAAAAGTCATTTTCTGAATTTGGAAAACTCGAAAGAGTAAAGAAGTTGAAAGATTATGCATTTGTTCATTTTGAAGACAGAGGAGCAGCTGTTAAG gCTATGGATGAAATGAATGGCAAAGAAATAGAAGGGGAAGAAATTGAAATAGTCTTAGCCAAGCCAccagacaagaaaaggaaagagcgCCAAGCTGCTAGACAGGCCTCCAGAAGCACTGC GTATGAAGATTATTACTACCACCCTCCTCCTCGAATGCCACCTCCAATTAGAGGTCGGGGTCGTGGTGGGGGGAGAGGTGGATATGGCTACCCTCCAGATTACTATGGCTATGAAGATTACTATGATGATTACTATGGTTATGATTATCACGACTATCGTGGAGGCTATGAAGATCCCTACTACGGCTATGATGATGGCTATGCAgtaagaggaagaggaggaggaaggggagggcgAGGTGCTCCACCACCACCAAGGGGGAGGGGAGCACCACCTCCAAGAGGTAGAGCTGGCTATTCACAGAGGGGGGCACCTTTGGGACCACCAAGAGGCTCTAGGGGTGGCAGAGGGGGTCCTGCTCAACAGCAGAGAGGCCGTGGTTCCCGTGGATCTCGGGGCAATCGTGGGGGCAATGTAGGAGGCAAGAGAAAGGCAGATGGGTACAACCAACCTGATTCCAAGCGTCGTCAGACCAACAACCAACAGAACTGGGGTTCCCAACCCATCGCTCAGCAGCCGCTTCAGCAAGGTGGTGACTATTCTGGTAACTATGGTTACAATAATGACAACCAGGAATTTTATCAGGATACTTATGGGCAACAGTGGAAGTAG
- the HNRNPR gene encoding heterogeneous nuclear ribonucleoprotein R isoform X6 yields the protein MKTYRQREKQGSKVQESTKGPDEAKIKALLERTGYTLDVTTGQRKYGGPPPDSVYSGVQPGIGTEVFVGKIPRDLYEDELVPLFEKAGPIWDLRLMMDPLSGQNRGYAFITFCGKEAAQEAVKLCDSYEIRPGKHLGVCISVANNRLFVGSIPKNKTKENILEEFSKVTEGLVDVILYHQPDDKKKNRGFCFLEYEDHKSAAQARRRLMSGKVKVWGNVVTVEWADPVEEPDPEVMAKVKVLFVRNLATTVTEEILEKSFSEFGKLERVKKLKDYAFVHFEDRGAAVKAMDEMNGKEIEGEEIEIVLAKPPDKKRKERQAARQASRSTAYEDYYYHPPPRMPPPIRGRGRGGGRGGYGYPPDYYGYEDYYDDYYGYDYHDYRGGYEDPYYGYDDGYAVRGRGGGRGGRGAPPPPRGRGAPPPRGRAGYSQRGAPLGPPRGSRGGRGGPAQQQRGRGSRGSRGNRGGNVGGKRKADGYNQPDSKRRQTNNQQNWGSQPIAQQPLQQGGDYSGNYGYNNDNQEFYQDTYGQQWK from the exons ATGAAGACctacaggcagagagagaaacaggggaGCAAGGTGCAAGAGTCCACAAAGGGACCTGATGAAGCAAAGATCAAG GCCTTGCTTGAGAGAACTGGTTATACTCTGGATGTAACCACAGGACAGAGGAAGTATGGTGGTCCTCCACCAGACAGTGTGTACTCTGGCGTGCAACCTGGAATTGGAACGGAG GTGTTTGTAGGCAAAATACCAAGAGATTTATATGAGGATGAGTTGGTGCCCCTTTTCGAGAAGGCTGGACCCATTTGGGATCTGCGTCTTATGATGGATCCACTGTCTGGTCAGAATAGAGGGTATGCATTTATCACCTTCTGTGGAAAGGAAGCTGCACAGGAAGCCGTGAAACTG TGTGACAGCTATGAAATTCGCCCTGGTAAACACCTTGGAGTGTGCATTTCTGTGGCAAACAACAGACTTTTTGTTGGATCCATTCCGAAGAATAAgactaaagaaaacattttggaagaattcagtaaagtcacag AGGGTTTGGTGGACGTTATTCTCTATCATCAACCCGATGACAAAAAGAAGAATCGGGGGTTCTGCTTCCTTGAATATGAGGATCACAAGTCAGCAGCACAAGCCAGACGCCGGCTGATGAGTGGAAAAGTAAAAGTGTGGGGAAATGTAGTTACAGTTGAATGGGCTGACCCTGTGGAAGAACCAGATCCAGAAGTCATGGCTAAG GTAAAAGTTTTGTTTGTGAGAAACTTGGCTACTACAGTGACAGAAGAAATATTGGAAAAGTCATTTTCTGAATTTGGAAAACTCGAAAGAGTAAAGAAGTTGAAAGATTATGCATTTGTTCATTTTGAAGACAGAGGAGCAGCTGTTAAG gCTATGGATGAAATGAATGGCAAAGAAATAGAAGGGGAAGAAATTGAAATAGTCTTAGCCAAGCCAccagacaagaaaaggaaagagcgCCAAGCTGCTAGACAGGCCTCCAGAAGCACTGC GTATGAAGATTATTACTACCACCCTCCTCCTCGAATGCCACCTCCAATTAGAGGTCGGGGTCGTGGTGGGGGGAGAGGTGGATATGGCTACCCTCCAGATTACTATGGCTATGAAGATTACTATGATGATTACTATGGTTATGATTATCACGACTATCGTGGAGGCTATGAAGATCCCTACTACGGCTATGATGATGGCTATGCAgtaagaggaagaggaggaggaaggggagggcgAGGTGCTCCACCACCACCAAGGGGGAGGGGAGCACCACCTCCAAGAGGTAGAGCTGGCTATTCACAGAGGGGGGCACCTTTGGGACCACCAAGAGGCTCTAGGGGTGGCAGAGGGGGTCCTGCTCAACAGCAGAGAGGCCGTGGTTCCCGTGGATCTCGGGGCAATCGTGGGGGCAATGTAGGAGGCAAGAGAAAGGCAGATGGGTACAACCAACCTGATTCCAAGCGTCGTCAGACCAACAACCAACAGAACTGGGGTTCCCAACCCATCGCTCAGCAGCCGCTTCAGCAAGGTGGTGACTATTCTGGTAACTATGGTTACAATAATGACAACCAGGAATTTTATCAGGATACTTATGGGCAACAGTGGAAGTAG
- the HNRNPR gene encoding heterogeneous nuclear ribonucleoprotein R isoform X10, whose protein sequence is MKTYRQREKQGSKVQESTKGPDEAKIKALLERTGYTLDVTTGQRKYGGPPPDSVYSGVQPGIGTECDSYEIRPGKHLGVCISVANNRLFVGSIPKNKTKENILEEFSKVTEGLVDVILYHQPDDKKKNRGFCFLEYEDHKSAAQARRRLMSGKVKVWGNVVTVEWADPVEEPDPEVMAKVKVLFVRNLATTVTEEILEKSFSEFGKLERVKKLKDYAFVHFEDRGAAVKAMDEMNGKEIEGEEIEIVLAKPPDKKRKERQAARQASRSTAYEDYYYHPPPRMPPPIRGRGRGGGRGGYGYPPDYYGYEDYYDDYYGYDYHDYRGGYEDPYYGYDDGYAVRGRGGGRGGRGAPPPPRGRGAPPPRGRAGYSQRGAPLGPPRGSRGGRGGPAQQQRGRGSRGSRGNRGGNVGGKRKADGYNQPDSKRRQTNNQQNWGSQPIAQQPLQQGGDYSGNYGYNNDNQEFYQDTYGQQWK, encoded by the exons ATGAAGACctacaggcagagagagaaacaggggaGCAAGGTGCAAGAGTCCACAAAGGGACCTGATGAAGCAAAGATCAAG GCCTTGCTTGAGAGAACTGGTTATACTCTGGATGTAACCACAGGACAGAGGAAGTATGGTGGTCCTCCACCAGACAGTGTGTACTCTGGCGTGCAACCTGGAATTGGAACGGAG TGTGACAGCTATGAAATTCGCCCTGGTAAACACCTTGGAGTGTGCATTTCTGTGGCAAACAACAGACTTTTTGTTGGATCCATTCCGAAGAATAAgactaaagaaaacattttggaagaattcagtaaagtcacag AGGGTTTGGTGGACGTTATTCTCTATCATCAACCCGATGACAAAAAGAAGAATCGGGGGTTCTGCTTCCTTGAATATGAGGATCACAAGTCAGCAGCACAAGCCAGACGCCGGCTGATGAGTGGAAAAGTAAAAGTGTGGGGAAATGTAGTTACAGTTGAATGGGCTGACCCTGTGGAAGAACCAGATCCAGAAGTCATGGCTAAG GTAAAAGTTTTGTTTGTGAGAAACTTGGCTACTACAGTGACAGAAGAAATATTGGAAAAGTCATTTTCTGAATTTGGAAAACTCGAAAGAGTAAAGAAGTTGAAAGATTATGCATTTGTTCATTTTGAAGACAGAGGAGCAGCTGTTAAG gCTATGGATGAAATGAATGGCAAAGAAATAGAAGGGGAAGAAATTGAAATAGTCTTAGCCAAGCCAccagacaagaaaaggaaagagcgCCAAGCTGCTAGACAGGCCTCCAGAAGCACTGC GTATGAAGATTATTACTACCACCCTCCTCCTCGAATGCCACCTCCAATTAGAGGTCGGGGTCGTGGTGGGGGGAGAGGTGGATATGGCTACCCTCCAGATTACTATGGCTATGAAGATTACTATGATGATTACTATGGTTATGATTATCACGACTATCGTGGAGGCTATGAAGATCCCTACTACGGCTATGATGATGGCTATGCAgtaagaggaagaggaggaggaaggggagggcgAGGTGCTCCACCACCACCAAGGGGGAGGGGAGCACCACCTCCAAGAGGTAGAGCTGGCTATTCACAGAGGGGGGCACCTTTGGGACCACCAAGAGGCTCTAGGGGTGGCAGAGGGGGTCCTGCTCAACAGCAGAGAGGCCGTGGTTCCCGTGGATCTCGGGGCAATCGTGGGGGCAATGTAGGAGGCAAGAGAAAGGCAGATGGGTACAACCAACCTGATTCCAAGCGTCGTCAGACCAACAACCAACAGAACTGGGGTTCCCAACCCATCGCTCAGCAGCCGCTTCAGCAAGGTGGTGACTATTCTGGTAACTATGGTTACAATAATGACAACCAGGAATTTTATCAGGATACTTATGGGCAACAGTGGAAGTAG
- the HNRNPR gene encoding heterogeneous nuclear ribonucleoprotein R isoform X8 — MKTYRQREKQGSKVQESTKGPDEAKIKALLERTGYTLDVTTGQRKYGGPPPDSVYSGVQPGIGTECDSYEIRPGKHLGVCISVANNRLFVGSIPKNKTKENILEEFSKVTGLTEGLVDVILYHQPDDKKKNRGFCFLEYEDHKSAAQARRRLMSGKVKVWGNVVTVEWADPVEEPDPEVMAKVKVLFVRNLATTVTEEILEKSFSEFGKLERVKKLKDYAFVHFEDRGAAVKAMDEMNGKEIEGEEIEIVLAKPPDKKRKERQAARQASRSTAYEDYYYHPPPRMPPPIRGRGRGGGRGGYGYPPDYYGYEDYYDDYYGYDYHDYRGGYEDPYYGYDDGYAVRGRGGGRGGRGAPPPPRGRGAPPPRGRAGYSQRGAPLGPPRGSRGGRGGPAQQQRGRGSRGSRGNRGGNVGGKRKADGYNQPDSKRRQTNNQQNWGSQPIAQQPLQQGGDYSGNYGYNNDNQEFYQDTYGQQWK; from the exons ATGAAGACctacaggcagagagagaaacaggggaGCAAGGTGCAAGAGTCCACAAAGGGACCTGATGAAGCAAAGATCAAG GCCTTGCTTGAGAGAACTGGTTATACTCTGGATGTAACCACAGGACAGAGGAAGTATGGTGGTCCTCCACCAGACAGTGTGTACTCTGGCGTGCAACCTGGAATTGGAACGGAG TGTGACAGCTATGAAATTCGCCCTGGTAAACACCTTGGAGTGTGCATTTCTGTGGCAAACAACAGACTTTTTGTTGGATCCATTCCGAAGAATAAgactaaagaaaacattttggaagaattcagtaaagtcaca GGTTTAACAGAGGGTTTGGTGGACGTTATTCTCTATCATCAACCCGATGACAAAAAGAAGAATCGGGGGTTCTGCTTCCTTGAATATGAGGATCACAAGTCAGCAGCACAAGCCAGACGCCGGCTGATGAGTGGAAAAGTAAAAGTGTGGGGAAATGTAGTTACAGTTGAATGGGCTGACCCTGTGGAAGAACCAGATCCAGAAGTCATGGCTAAG GTAAAAGTTTTGTTTGTGAGAAACTTGGCTACTACAGTGACAGAAGAAATATTGGAAAAGTCATTTTCTGAATTTGGAAAACTCGAAAGAGTAAAGAAGTTGAAAGATTATGCATTTGTTCATTTTGAAGACAGAGGAGCAGCTGTTAAG gCTATGGATGAAATGAATGGCAAAGAAATAGAAGGGGAAGAAATTGAAATAGTCTTAGCCAAGCCAccagacaagaaaaggaaagagcgCCAAGCTGCTAGACAGGCCTCCAGAAGCACTGC GTATGAAGATTATTACTACCACCCTCCTCCTCGAATGCCACCTCCAATTAGAGGTCGGGGTCGTGGTGGGGGGAGAGGTGGATATGGCTACCCTCCAGATTACTATGGCTATGAAGATTACTATGATGATTACTATGGTTATGATTATCACGACTATCGTGGAGGCTATGAAGATCCCTACTACGGCTATGATGATGGCTATGCAgtaagaggaagaggaggaggaaggggagggcgAGGTGCTCCACCACCACCAAGGGGGAGGGGAGCACCACCTCCAAGAGGTAGAGCTGGCTATTCACAGAGGGGGGCACCTTTGGGACCACCAAGAGGCTCTAGGGGTGGCAGAGGGGGTCCTGCTCAACAGCAGAGAGGCCGTGGTTCCCGTGGATCTCGGGGCAATCGTGGGGGCAATGTAGGAGGCAAGAGAAAGGCAGATGGGTACAACCAACCTGATTCCAAGCGTCGTCAGACCAACAACCAACAGAACTGGGGTTCCCAACCCATCGCTCAGCAGCCGCTTCAGCAAGGTGGTGACTATTCTGGTAACTATGGTTACAATAATGACAACCAGGAATTTTATCAGGATACTTATGGGCAACAGTGGAAGTAG